The genomic interval TTTCTGGCATTGTCTGCCCAGCTGCTCCAAGCCAGACTGATGAAGGAGGAGTCCCCTGTGGTGAGCTGGAGGTTGGAGCCTGAAGACGGCACAGCTCTGTGCTTCATCTTCTGAGGTTGTGGCAGCCACGGTGATGGAGACGGCAGCTCAACAGGAGCAATAGGAGGGTACCCGTGGAGGCCAAGTGGTAGGATCCTTGGAGGGTGGGCAGGTGCATGGAGGGTGACAGCAGCGCTGATTCCTTTGGCGTCGGCGCTaatggtggcagcagcagcaagtCTAGGGGCCAGGAAGGGGAAGTAGGAGAGCTTTGGGGCCCGGCCTGGCCTGGGGTGGGTAAGAAGCTGCTGGTTCTGTACTGCAGGCCTCAGTGACAGTGGTGGAGGTGCAGCCACGGCAAGGAGGAGTCCTCCCCTTTCTCCTGTGGTCTCTGGTCTCTGGAGGGTGCCCTCCTTCTGCTAGCATCTGAGTCAGGTGTGAGTGGCAGCATTGTTTCATTCTTAACAGAATTTAGGGGCTtactatttgtgtatctttttgtttttggttgtgaTAACCCTTAAGGGACAAAAGGCTTCTTTGGCTGGGTTTTGGTGTTGTGGGATCCCCCCATGTAAGACACAGGGTGCTTTCCTGGCAAGCTGTGTGTTGGAGGGAGTTCACCAAGGGGAAGAAAGGGAACCTCTCAGGAAGGTGGCTGCTGTGGCAGGTCCCCTGCCTCTGGGCACCCTTTGGGCCACCTAGTTTCCCCTGTGGAAGAGGCGAGGCTTAGACCAGTATCACTTGTATCATCAAAGAGGCATCCTGGCTGGGCCAGTTGATTTGACCTTCCCACTTCTTCAGCCCACCTGCCCATGGTGTCACCTGGGGAAACTGGAACCTCAGGCCACAGGGGCAGAGGCTTCTCCGGCAGGCTGATTGCTATAGAGGATTCTGTTCTGCCTGCTGCTCAGGAGGGCTTCTATGGCCAccgatcactgcaacctccgcctcctgagatcaagcggttctcctgtcttagcctcccaagtagctgggattataggtgtgctaccatgcccggctaattttttttgttgctgtttgttttttttttgagatgagtctcgctcaagatgagtctcgctctgttgcccaggctggagtgcagtggcgtgatcttggctcactgcaaactccacctcctgggttcacaccattctcctgcctcagcctcctcccaggtagctgggactacagtcgcctgccaccatgcccggctaattttttgtatttttaatagagatggggtttcaccgagttagctaggatggtcttgatctcctgacctcgtgatctgcccacctcggcctcccaaagtgctgggattacaggtgtgagccaccgcgcctggcctacgcctgactaatttttgtatttttagtagaatactaaaaatacagggttttgccattttggccaggctggtcttgaactcctgacctcaagtgatctcccctgccttggcctcccagaatgcttggattacaggcatgagccaccatgcccagctctgatctcttatttttattaaagttttgaAATGCCACTCCCTAAAAAGGCTGCATCAATTTGTAATGTCATTAGCAATGTGTGATAGGTCTAGTTTTATCAAACCTTtgtcatgtataatatataaaaatctttatCTTAACAACTGAAAAAAAGTACTTTAGTCCTAAGTTTTTGCTTACTTGATTAGTAGGACTAAcgaatattttgaatttctttttcttttttctttgagacctgagtctcacgctgttgcccaggctggagtgccgtggtgtgatcttggcttactgcaaccttcgcgtcccaggttcaagcaattctcctgcctcagcctcccaagtagctgggattacaggcatccagcaccacgcccaactaattttttgtatttttagtagaaatggggtttcactatgttggccaggctagtctcgagcacctgatctcatgatccacccgcctcagcctcccaaagtgttgggattacaggcatgagccaccgcgtcagcctttttttgaattttattatttgtgtttcttGTGAATTGTCCAGTCGTATTTTGTCCATACTTTATTGGGGTGGGGGCATTCTAACTGTTTCATATTATTAACTTAAGCTTGTTGTATGACATACTTTAAGACATTTGCTCTAAGaatttcacctcatttcattGTATAGGTAATTATCTTTTGTGTAGTGAAAAGTCCCATTATTTCTTTTAGTTCCTTTAagattttattcaattatttatagaAGTAGTAAGATAAATATTTGtagattaggtaaacaaagcattAGAATTTTTGacttttagaaagtaaaaaacatTTGATTTAATGTCTATTTTTGTTCATTCCCATTTCTTATCTAATTAATAGAACACAGTACTGGGAGGAGGAACAAAAATTTAATCATGATATTGCTGTTTTTCATAATAATCTAGGACTAGTAATAAGTCTTCTCTTTCATCAAGAAAATATTGAAGGCTGGATGccatcacctgtaatcccagcacttcagtaggctgaggcaggctgatagcttgagctcaggatttcaaaaTCAGTCTGGGCAAAAtcgtgagatcccgtctctacaaaaaaataaaaaataaaaaattagctgcatgtggtatgcacctgttgccccagctgctcgggagacagaggagggaggatcacttgagcctaggagattgaggctgtagtgagctgtgatcatgccactgcactcttgcctggtggcagagcaagaccctgtctcaaaaagaaaaaaaaaaaagaaagtattgagAAGTTAACTTATTTCATTACCTTAATGAAAAATagttaaggccgggtgcagtggctcactcctgcaatcccagcactttgggatgctgaggtgggtggatcacctgaggtctagagtttgagatcagcctgaccaatatggcgaaacctcttctctactaaaaatacaaaaatgagccaggcatgatgccgggcgcctgtaatcccagctaaaaaaagacaaaaaatttttccaaatatggtatttttattaaatcttaTTGAGTAGTTTTCACATTGGCAActgtttgtgtttctttctttttttgagatggagtttcgtgcttgttgcacaggctggagtgtgatggcacaatctcggctcatggcacccttcgcctcccaggttcaaatgatactcctgcctcagcctcctgagtagctgggattacatgcatgcaccaccatgcctggctaattttgtatttttagtagagatggggtttcttcatgttggtcaggctggtctcgaactcctgaactcaggtgatctgccccccgccctccggcctcccaaagtgctgggattacaggtgtgagccaccacacccagctttttgtgtttcatatgcattttttttttgaaacagagtctcactatgtcacccaggctggagtgcagtggcaccgtattagctcactgcaacctctgcctcctgggttcaagcaattctcctccctcaggctcctgagtagctaggatcacaggcgtgcgacaccacgcccagctaagttttgtatttttagtagagacagggtttcaccatgttggtcaggctggtctcgaactcctgacctagtggtctgtccgccttggcctcccagagcgctgggattacaggcatgagccatcgcgtcTGGCCTCATACATTTTCTAAATgagttttgtaaattttttttttttttttgagacagagttttgctcttgtcacccggactggagtgcagtggcacgatctcggctcactgcaacctccgcctcccgggttcaagcgattttcctgcctcagcctctcaagtagctgggattacaggcgcccgccaccacacctggctaatttttgtatttttagtatagacggggttttgctatgttggctaggctggtctcgaactcctgacctcaggtgatccacatgcctcggcctcccaaagtgctgggattacaggtgtgagccaccatgcccggccaatttttgtaactttaaagAGAACAAAAATCCTGAGATGGAAACCTATGtagaattttattcataattgaagTTAGTTACATTACAgtggaaataaaaactagaaagttaCATTGTATCTTCTAAACATATGCATTTAACATAACTTCACATTTCATTATAGATGGTTCTTTggaatgacatttaaaaattttgtggctgggcgcagtggcttacacctgaaatcttagcactttaggaggctgaggcgggcggattgcttgagctcaggagctcaactAGTCTGTGcagcatgacaaaaccctgtctctacaaaaaatatgtaaattatccAGCTATGGTGGCCCGCattagtagtcccagctactcgggagactgag from Homo sapiens chromosome 13 genomic patch of type FIX, GRCh38.p14 PATCHES HG2291_PATCH carries:
- the BAGE5 gene encoding B melanoma antigen 5 precursor — protein: MAAGAVFLALSAQLLQARLMKEESPVVSWRLEPEDGTALCFIF